The Flavobacterium sp. N2270 genome contains the following window.
ATCACCATTCTCAATTTCTAAAGATGAAATAGAATTTGATGTAATCATAGGTAACTTAAAATAACCACCAGATAAAAAATAGCCTTTTTCTTTATTCTTTAAATGTTTTTCTACAAAATCCTTTCTTGGAATACAATCTCCATCTGTAAAAAGCAAATAATCTGAATTGGTTTTTAAAATTGCTTTATTCAAAATTTTACATTTTTGAAAACCTTCATCAGGCTGCCAAACATGAATAATTGGGTATTTAAATTTTAAGAGAAAATCATCAATAACTTTTCTTGTAGATTCATTTGAGCCATCGTCAGCAATAACAACTTCAAAGTCTAATTCAGTTTGCACACTATAACCATAGAGCACTTTTCTGAGCCATTTTTCAGCGTTGTATGTTGTTATTACTATAGATACTTTCATGTATAAACTTAAAGCGTGAAATTAAACTATTTTTTCCAAAACTTTAATTTCTTTTTCAATTGCTTTTTTCTGTTAAATTTATGTCGAAATTCTTGGGTAAATTTCCACATAGAATTAAAAACGTTTACATTATTTTCACCAAGTAATATTGCATATTCATTACTCAAAATTTTAATTATTTCTTCTTTTGAAGTAAGTCTAGAGAAGTTTTTCATTCGAGTTTGAAAGTCAATGTTTTCATGAAAATTCATTCTATTTAGGTCAACTAAATAAAAAGAATACATACCGTTTTCCTCTTTTTTTATTAATGTATTTCCTGGTGAATGATCTAAAAATTCAATTCCTTTTTGGTGCATATCAAAAGTAAAACGTGTAAACTGTCGTAAAATATTCTCCGCATCAGGATAATCTTCATTTCGTTCAACAGCTCTAAATTCAAATACATTTTGAAGATGCTCACACGCATAATAACTATCCTTTAAACCAATAATATCGAATTTTTCGCAAAATGCTACAGGTTTTGGAGTTCCAATATGTAAATCAATTAATTTTGAAGCATACTCAAATGAGCGTTGAGCCTTTGATTTACGAAAATATTTATATGCAATTTTGTTAATTAAATTTGGAGTTCTAAATGACTTAATACTAATTGTTTCATCATTCACTTGAAAAAGTCTAATTGTATTGCGTTTTCCATTAACGAAAGTTTCACCTGAATTATTAAAGTTTTCAATAAGAAAATCAAATTTTGGTTGAAGAAATTCATAATCAGGATGAATTGTTTTTTTCATTTGAGTAAATTCATTTATAAACACAAAAGTAAGTTTTTTTATCAATTTAGTCTATTAATCCTAATAAAAAGCCATATTTCATAAATTTTAAATCAACATATTTTATTTAGAAATCAATAAACTTTTCTGATGAATAATATTTTCGGGAAAAAACAAATTGCATTCGTTTCCAAATGAAACAATATTATAAAACGAATATGAATTTAAACCAAAAATAGAAATATATTACAACATTAAATATCTTTGCAAAAAAATAACTATAAAAATAACAAAAATGGACATAAATACTGAAGTACACAACGCTTATGAAGTCATAAAAAATGGAGGAATTATCCTTTACCCTACTGATACCGTTTGGGGAATAGGTTGTGATGCTTCAAATGAAGAAGCTGTTGCTAAAATTTATGCATTAAAACAACGTGAAGAAAGCAAAAGTATGATTTGCCTTATGAATAGCGAAAAAATGGTTTATGCTGTTTTTCCAAAAATACCTGAAGTAGCATGGGAAATTTTAGATTTATCTGAAAAACCAACTACTTTAATTTTAGACGGGCCAAAAAATGTTGCCAAAAATATTATTGCAAGTGATAATACACTAGCAATTCGCATTGTAAAAGAACCTTTTTGTTATAAATTAATGGAACGAATGAAAAGACCATTGGTTTCAACTTCAGCAAATATTTCTGGAATGTTTACCCCAAAAACTTTTAAAGAAATTAGTCCCGAAATTTTAAAAGGTGTTGACTATGTAGTAAATTTGCATCAAGATAAAGTTTGCAAAAATCCTTCAACAATAATAAAGTTATCATTAGATAGCCAAGTGAAGATTATTCGCAAGTAATTAATTTGAAGATATAAAGATTTGATGGTTAAAATAATTTTCAAATTAAATATTTTTCAAATTTTCAAATTGAATTATGAATTACACAAAAGCACTTACAAATCCTATTTTCGAAATAATTTCACAAGCTGGTAAAGAATTAAACCTTGAATGTTATGTTATTGGCGGATTTGTTAGAGATTTCCTACTAGAACGTGATTTTAAAAAAGACATTGATATTGTTGCTGTTGGCAGCGGAATTGAATTGGCTTTAAAAGTTTCTGAATTATTACCCAATAAACCAAAAGTTCAAGTTTTTAAAAATTATGGAACAGCAATGTTGCGTTATAAAGAAATTGACATTGAATTTGTTGGTGCTCGTAAGGAAAGTTATCAATCAGACAGTAGAAATCCTATTGTTGAAAACGGAACTTTAAAAGACGATCAAGACCGTAGAGATTTCACCATAAATGCAATGGCTTTTTCTTTGAATTCATCAAATTACGGTGATTTAGTTGATCCGTTTGAAGGAGTAAAAGCTTTAGAAAATAAAATCATTAAAACACCATTAGATCCAACTATAACTTATTCTGATGATCCTTTACGAATGATGCGTGCTATTCGATTTGCAACTCAACTTAATTTTGAAATTGAAGCACAATCTTTAAAAGCAATTACGGAAAATAAAGATCGATTGAAAATTATTTCAGGAGAACGAATCGTTGATGAACTGAATAAAATTTTAGAAACTTCAAAACCATCAGTTGGTTTCTTATTATTATACAAGACGGGACTTTTAGATCTTATTTTACCCGAATTAACAGCATTAAATCAGGTTGAAGAAATTGAAGGTCATACTCATAAAAACAATTTTTACCACAGTTTAGAAGTGGTTGATAATATTTGTCCTAATACAGATGATGTTTGGTTACGTTGGGCTGCTTTACTTCATGATATAGGAAAAGCTCCTACAAAAAGGTTCAATAAAAAACAAGGTTGGACTTTTCACGGACATGAATTTTTAGGTGGAAAAATGGTTAAGAAAATTTTTCAACGTTTGCATATGCCTTTAAATCAAAAAATGAAGTTTGTGCAAAAAATGGTTGTAATGAGTTCTCGACCAATTGTTTTGGCAGAAGATATTGTAACTGATTCTGCTGTTAGACGTTTGGTTTTTGATGCCGGTGAAGATGTCGAAAATTTAATGACACTTTGTGAAGCTGATATTACTACGAAGAATCCACATAAGTTTAAAAAATACCATAATAATTTTGACATTGTAAGGCAAAAAATTGTGGAAGTAGAAGAAAAAGATTCTGTAAGAAATTTTCAACCGCCAATTACCGGTGAAGAAATTATGGAACTTTTTAACTTAAAACCTTCGCGAGAAATTGGAACTTTAAAAGAAGCGGTAAAAGAAGCAATTTTAGAAGGAGAAATAGCTAACGAATATGAAGCAGCTTACGATTTTGTTTTAAAAAGAGCTGAAAAAATGGGGCTAAAAAGAGTTTAACTTTTCATTTAACAATTGTTAGATTAAAAGTTATTATTAATAGAATTACTTTTGTAAAAAAGAACAATGAAAAATAACAAGTCAGTTATAATTTGGTTATTATCCGGGTGTGTTTTACTATTTATAATGGTAATGGTTGGCGGAATAACTAGGCTTACAAATTCGGGTCTTTCTATGACCGATTGGCATTTAGTTACCGATACATTTCCTCCTTTAACAGAAGACAAATGGGTTGATGCATTTGAAGAATATAAAAAATTTCCAGAATATCAAAAGATAAATATTCATAACGATTTTACATTATCGGATTATAAATTTATTTACTTTTGGGAATGGTTTCATCGTTTTATAGGTCGAATAATTGGATTGGTTTTTATTATTCCGTTTGTATATTTCCTAGTTAAAAAAAGATTAGATACTGAAACCATAAAAAAATGTGTTGTTTTATTATTAATGGGCGGATTTCAAGGATTTTTAGGTTGGTTCATGGTAAAAAGCGGCCTAATTGATAATCCAGATGTGAGTCATTTTAGATTATCACTTCATCTAACTTTTGCTTTTATTACTTTTGCCTACACGCTTTGGGTTGCTTTAGATTTAATATATCCTACAAAAAATGAAGTGATTACTTCACTTAGATCAATTGCTAGAGTTGCATTGGTAATCTTATTAATTCAAATTATTTACGGTGGATTTGTGGCGGGTTTAAACGCTGGTTTAGTTCATAATCATTGGCCTTTAATGAGTGACAGTCAATTCATTCACGATAGTGTTTTTATTGAGCAGTCTTCTTTATTAAAAAATTTCACTGAAGGTAAAAGTGGCGTTCAATTTGTACATAGAACATTTGCTTATATTGTAGTTGCTATGATGTTTTTATTATATTTTAAAAGTAGAAAGCATTCACTAAACACTTTACAGCAAAAAGGAATTTATTCATTATTAATTATTGTTTTAATTCAATTTGCATTAGGCGTTTTTACATTATTATTTCATGTTCCGCTTTGGTTAGGACTAGCGCACCAATTAGTTGCTTTTGTCTTATTAAGTGCAATGGTTTTTACTTTACATAGATTGAGTAAATAAATTACAACAGACTATATTGTCGCATAATTTTGATTAAAATAGAATGTCAAAATTAAATAAAAAAGATAAGTTTTTAGACTTATCAGATTACGGAAGAGGTTTTGGTCGGTTTTTATCCAATATATTAAAAAATACCAACTTCACTCCTATTCACGTTACTTTATTGTTTGGAGTTTCAGGCTTAATTGCTGTTTATTGTATACTAAATCAATACTATTTCTTAGCTGCTTTTTTTATTCTTTTAAAATCTGGAATTGATGCTGCCGATGGAGAATTAGCCCGATTAAAAAAAACACCATCTTACTCTGGGCGCTTTTTAGATAGTATTTTCGATATTTTTTTAAATTTCTTTTTATTACTAGCAATTTGGAAGGTAACAAACTCTTCTTTTTGGATGATGTTACTTGCTTTTTTTTGCATTCAACTTCAAGGAACTTTATACAATTATTACTATGTAATTTTAAGGAACAAATCTATTGGTGGAGATACAACAAGTAAGGTTTTTGAATACAAAACTCCTAAAGCTTTACCCGGAGAAAGTCAGAAATCAGTAACTATTTTATTTAAAATTTACACTATTGTTTATGGTGGATTTGATAAAATAATTCATGCATTAGATCCAAATGCATATAAAGTAAAAACCTTTCCAAATTGGTTTATGACCATTTTATCTTTTTACGGATTAGGTTTTCAATTATTAATCATCTCGGTAATGTTATCAATTGGTTTGATTGATTTGATTGTTCCTTTTTTAATTTATTATTCTATTTTAATAATTCTATTAATCGGAATTAGAAAAAAATATTTTACTAATTAACCAATCCAGTTTTTAAAATCGGAAACTTTTTCTCTTGCAACTATTACTTCATCTTCTTTATAAGTAGGCAAAATTATTTTTAAACGAGAATTTGTATGCATTTGAATTTCCTTTATAGATTGCAATGGTATAATGAATTTTCGACTAATTCTATAAAATGAATCTGGATTTAGTTCGGCTTCTAATTGTTCCAAGCTACAATCTAAAAGATAATCTCTGTTATCAATTGTGTGCAAGTATGTTCCTTTGTTTTCGCTATAAAAACATTCTACTTCATCAATTAAAACAACTTTTATTTGATTACCAATTTTAACCGAAAAACGATTTTTATATTCTTTTTGAACAGGATTAACCAACATTTTTTTAATTGCTTCAAAATCTAAACTTGAAACAGCATTTTTTTGAAATTGATTTTGAAATTTTGAAATTGCAGTTTCTAATTCGTCTTCATCAATTGGCTTTAGTAAATAATCAATACTGTTTAATTTAAAAGCGCGTAGAGCATATTCATCATAAGCTGTTGTGAAGATAATTGGGCTTTTAATTTCAATTTTATCAAATATTTCAAATGATAAACCATCGGAAAGTTGAATATCTAAAAAAATTAAATCAGGATGTGAATTATTTTCAAACCAATTAATTGATTCTTCAACAGAATGTAATAAAGCTTGAATCGTATAGCCCAACTTTTCTAATTTTCGTTGTAATAATCTCGCTGCTGGTTTCTCGTCTTCTATGATTATGATCTTCATTTTACTAAATTGATAATGATTAATTTATAAATGATAGTTTTGAAATTAAAACTATTCCCATTTACTATTCATTTCTTTATCCATAAGTTCTTTAATCTTTCTTTCTTCCCAATTCTTACCTAAAATCATCGTTGGTAAAAAAACACTTAAACCGTGTGAAAGCAAACCTATTCCCCAAAAGAATAAAGTTATAAAATTATGCCATTGAAAATAACTTTCTCCAGCTTCTAAATTTTGAATATTAATAATAACTATCATAATATTTACTACCAAGTAAATTAATGCATGTGTGTAAAAACCTTTAATACGTTTTACTCTTTTTAAAGCTTCATGATATTTAATCTCATCATGATTTAATGGATTGAAATCATTATTTTCTCTTATTTCCATTCTTCTTTGTATTCTATCTACTATACTCATCTTATTTAAATTTATTTTTATTCAACTTTTCTTCTTCCATAAACTCTTTAATCTTTTTTTCTTCCCATTCTTTATCAAAAAAAGGAAAGAAATTAAATACTTTCATTGCATGGAAAAACAAACCAATTCCCCAACCAAAAAGTGTCCAAAAAAACCATAAAACTTCTGGTGTATATTTAAGATTAATGAAAATTATTACAGCCATTATTATTACATAAATCAGTAAATGTCTGTAAAACTCTTTTAACTCTTGTACTTGCTTTTTTACCTTTTGATAACGTTCAAAATCATTATTTGTATTCATATTTATTTCCACTTTGATTCTTCTTTATCTTCTTTTTGTAATATTTCTTGAATTTTCTTTTCTTCCCAAGATTTTCCATATCCAAATGTTTCCAAAGCGTGAAAAGACAATCCCATTCCCCATCCTAACATTGGAAACCAAAACCATTGAAAACTTGATGTATTTAGGTTTATAATTATTAATACAGGAATGACTAAACAATATGATATTAAATTTCCATAAAATCCTTTTAATTTTTCTACTCTTTCTTTAGCTCTAACATAAGCCATGTTTTCAGAATATATATTTGTATTTTCCATAATAGATATTTGTTTGGTAAGAATTGGCAGCTTAATTTTAAAGAACTCATTTGTTTCTTCAATAGCTACTTTTCTTGTTGATATTATTGCGTATCGGTCAACAATATTTTGAAGTCCTACGCCTTTTCTTGTTTGTAATGTTTCCTTCTTTTGTAAATTATTTTCAACTACAAGCTGGTTTTCTTCAATTGAAATTTTAATATGTAATGGCTTTTGTTCGCTTACTACATTATGTTTTATAGCATTTTCTAGTAACAATTGTAATGCTAACGGAACAACTTTTGCTTCTTCATTCTCGAAACTTTCTGGCAACTCAAATGTGATACTGTTTTCAAATCGCATTTTTAAAAGATTCATATATGTTTTTGCAAACTTTAATTCTTCTTCTACCGAAACCAATTCTTTATCGCGTTGTTCTAAAACATATCTGTAAATTTTAGATAATGAAGTCGTAAACTTTTGTGCATTTTCAGGATTTTCCTCAATTAATGAACTTAAGACATTTAAACTGTTAAATAGAAAATGTGGATCGAGTTGATTTTTCAAACTTTCAAATTGTGCTGAAGCATTTCCTGCTATTATTTTTTCTTGTTTTACTCTGTTCTCTTGATAAGTTTTGTAGAAATAAATCAAATGAATAAACAAAGAAACAATAACCGTTATTACTAATGCTACAATATAATTAGATGGATTTTCATTTTTTAAAAACTCTGAAAATGTTTTATTTTCAAAAACCACATCTTCAACAATTCGAAGAAAGAAAATAGCCAATCCAGAAATAAGAAAAGAAGCTAAAAAACCAATTACTAATCGTTTTAAATGAAATCTGTTTTTTTCGAAATGTTTGTCTACTTGAATAAAGATAACCGCATTTGCGAAATACAAAACAAAACTATACATTAATGTAAAAATGAAATTCCATTTTAAAGCGGCTAAAGTTGGCAACTTTTGGTTCACAACCAAATTTATCAATTGTAACGCAATAAAAATTATAATTCCTATAATTACTGCTTTTAGTATTTCTCTTCTTATTTTATTCATAATTATTTACAATTTTGCAAAGCCATTTCTGCTCTATCTAAACCCCAAGTTGGGTGAAAAGGTGTTTCTGGCTTAAAGTTAGCAAAAAGTTCAATGGATTTAGCTATTTGTTCGCACATTGGTTTTGTATCACTCCCAAAATATTGCGCCATACCAATTTCAAATTGTGCTTTTTGTGAAACAACTCTCGGGTT
Protein-coding sequences here:
- a CDS encoding glycosyltransferase family 2 protein: MKVSIVITTYNAEKWLRKVLYGYSVQTELDFEVVIADDGSNESTRKVIDDFLLKFKYPIIHVWQPDEGFQKCKILNKAILKTNSDYLLFTDGDCIPRKDFVEKHLKNKEKGYFLSGGYFKLPMITSNSISSLEIENGDCFKPKWLISNGVKKSFKLSKLIENKWICQFLNWVTPTKKTFNGHNTSCFKVDLLAVNGFNEEMQYGGLDREVGERLFNLGIKAKQIRYSAVCIHLDHKRSYKSSESIEKNNTIRRYNRKHNVIKVNNGIYKL
- a CDS encoding lipopolysaccharide kinase InaA family protein, with amino-acid sequence MKKTIHPDYEFLQPKFDFLIENFNNSGETFVNGKRNTIRLFQVNDETISIKSFRTPNLINKIAYKYFRKSKAQRSFEYASKLIDLHIGTPKPVAFCEKFDIIGLKDSYYACEHLQNVFEFRAVERNEDYPDAENILRQFTRFTFDMHQKGIEFLDHSPGNTLIKKEENGMYSFYLVDLNRMNFHENIDFQTRMKNFSRLTSKEEIIKILSNEYAILLGENNVNVFNSMWKFTQEFRHKFNRKKQLKKKLKFWKK
- a CDS encoding L-threonylcarbamoyladenylate synthase, which codes for MDINTEVHNAYEVIKNGGIILYPTDTVWGIGCDASNEEAVAKIYALKQREESKSMICLMNSEKMVYAVFPKIPEVAWEILDLSEKPTTLILDGPKNVAKNIIASDNTLAIRIVKEPFCYKLMERMKRPLVSTSANISGMFTPKTFKEISPEILKGVDYVVNLHQDKVCKNPSTIIKLSLDSQVKIIRK
- a CDS encoding CCA tRNA nucleotidyltransferase, which gives rise to MNYTKALTNPIFEIISQAGKELNLECYVIGGFVRDFLLERDFKKDIDIVAVGSGIELALKVSELLPNKPKVQVFKNYGTAMLRYKEIDIEFVGARKESYQSDSRNPIVENGTLKDDQDRRDFTINAMAFSLNSSNYGDLVDPFEGVKALENKIIKTPLDPTITYSDDPLRMMRAIRFATQLNFEIEAQSLKAITENKDRLKIISGERIVDELNKILETSKPSVGFLLLYKTGLLDLILPELTALNQVEEIEGHTHKNNFYHSLEVVDNICPNTDDVWLRWAALLHDIGKAPTKRFNKKQGWTFHGHEFLGGKMVKKIFQRLHMPLNQKMKFVQKMVVMSSRPIVLAEDIVTDSAVRRLVFDAGEDVENLMTLCEADITTKNPHKFKKYHNNFDIVRQKIVEVEEKDSVRNFQPPITGEEIMELFNLKPSREIGTLKEAVKEAILEGEIANEYEAAYDFVLKRAEKMGLKRV
- a CDS encoding COX15/CtaA family protein, which codes for MKNNKSVIIWLLSGCVLLFIMVMVGGITRLTNSGLSMTDWHLVTDTFPPLTEDKWVDAFEEYKKFPEYQKINIHNDFTLSDYKFIYFWEWFHRFIGRIIGLVFIIPFVYFLVKKRLDTETIKKCVVLLLMGGFQGFLGWFMVKSGLIDNPDVSHFRLSLHLTFAFITFAYTLWVALDLIYPTKNEVITSLRSIARVALVILLIQIIYGGFVAGLNAGLVHNHWPLMSDSQFIHDSVFIEQSSLLKNFTEGKSGVQFVHRTFAYIVVAMMFLLYFKSRKHSLNTLQQKGIYSLLIIVLIQFALGVFTLLFHVPLWLGLAHQLVAFVLLSAMVFTLHRLSK
- a CDS encoding CDP-alcohol phosphatidyltransferase family protein; this encodes MSKLNKKDKFLDLSDYGRGFGRFLSNILKNTNFTPIHVTLLFGVSGLIAVYCILNQYYFLAAFFILLKSGIDAADGELARLKKTPSYSGRFLDSIFDIFLNFFLLLAIWKVTNSSFWMMLLAFFCIQLQGTLYNYYYVILRNKSIGGDTTSKVFEYKTPKALPGESQKSVTILFKIYTIVYGGFDKIIHALDPNAYKVKTFPNWFMTILSFYGLGFQLLIISVMLSIGLIDLIVPFLIYYSILIILLIGIRKKYFTN
- a CDS encoding LytR/AlgR family response regulator transcription factor, translating into MKIIIIEDEKPAARLLQRKLEKLGYTIQALLHSVEESINWFENNSHPDLIFLDIQLSDGLSFEIFDKIEIKSPIIFTTAYDEYALRAFKLNSIDYLLKPIDEDELETAISKFQNQFQKNAVSSLDFEAIKKMLVNPVQKEYKNRFSVKIGNQIKVVLIDEVECFYSENKGTYLHTIDNRDYLLDCSLEQLEAELNPDSFYRISRKFIIPLQSIKEIQMHTNSRLKIILPTYKEDEVIVAREKVSDFKNWIG
- a CDS encoding 2TM domain-containing protein yields the protein MSIVDRIQRRMEIRENNDFNPLNHDEIKYHEALKRVKRIKGFYTHALIYLVVNIMIVIINIQNLEAGESYFQWHNFITLFFWGIGLLSHGLSVFLPTMILGKNWEERKIKELMDKEMNSKWE
- a CDS encoding 2TM domain-containing protein; amino-acid sequence: MNTNNDFERYQKVKKQVQELKEFYRHLLIYVIIMAVIIFINLKYTPEVLWFFWTLFGWGIGLFFHAMKVFNFFPFFDKEWEEKKIKEFMEEEKLNKNKFK
- a CDS encoding 2TM domain-containing protein, translating into MNKIRREILKAVIIGIIIFIALQLINLVVNQKLPTLAALKWNFIFTLMYSFVLYFANAVIFIQVDKHFEKNRFHLKRLVIGFLASFLISGLAIFFLRIVEDVVFENKTFSEFLKNENPSNYIVALVITVIVSLFIHLIYFYKTYQENRVKQEKIIAGNASAQFESLKNQLDPHFLFNSLNVLSSLIEENPENAQKFTTSLSKIYRYVLEQRDKELVSVEEELKFAKTYMNLLKMRFENSITFELPESFENEEAKVVPLALQLLLENAIKHNVVSEQKPLHIKISIEENQLVVENNLQKKETLQTRKGVGLQNIVDRYAIISTRKVAIEETNEFFKIKLPILTKQISIMENTNIYSENMAYVRAKERVEKLKGFYGNLISYCLVIPVLIIINLNTSSFQWFWFPMLGWGMGLSFHALETFGYGKSWEEKKIQEILQKEDKEESKWK